One genomic window of Phalacrocorax aristotelis chromosome 23, bGulAri2.1, whole genome shotgun sequence includes the following:
- the DCAF7 gene encoding DDB1- and CUL4-associated factor 7, with product MSLHGKRKEIYKYEAPWTVYAMNWSVRPDKRFRLALGSFVEEYNNKVQLVGLDEESSEFICRNTFDHPYPTTKLMWIPDTKGVYPDLLATSGDYLRVWRVGETETRLECLLNNNKNSDFCAPLTSFDWNEVDPYLLGTSSIDTTCTIWGLETGQVLGRVNLVSGHVKTQLIAHDKEVYDIAFSRAGGGRDMFASVGADGSVRMFDLRHLEHSTIIYEDPQHHPLLRLCWNKQDPNYLATMAMDGMEVVILDVRVPCTPVARLNNHRACVNGIAWAPHSSCHICTAADDHQALIWDIQQMPRAIEDPILAYTAEGEINNVQWASTQPDWIAICYNNCLEILRV from the exons ATGTCGTTGCACGGGAAGCGGAAGGAGATCTACAAATATGAAGCGCCCTGGACCGTGTACGCCATGAACTGGAGCGTCCGGCCGGACAAGCGGTTCCGTCTGGCGCTGGGCAGCTTCGTGGAGGAGTATAACAACAAg GTGCAGCTTGTTGGTTTGGATGAAGAGAGCTCAGAATTCATTTGCAGGAATACCTTTGATCACCCCTACCCTACCACAAAGCTTATGTGGATCCCAGACACCAAGGGAGTATATCCAGACCTGTTGGCAACCAGTGGTGACTATCTGCGAGTGTGGAGA GTGGGTGAAACAGAGACCCGGCTGGAGTGTTTGCTGAACAATAACAAGAACTCTGATTTCTGTGCTCCACTAACATCGTTTGACTGGAATGAAGTGGATCCTTACCTTCTAG gtaCCTCTAGTATTGACACAACCTGCACTATTTGGGGTCTGGAGACAGGACAGGTTCTGGGAAGGGTAAATCTGGTCTCTGGCCACGTGAAGACCCAGCTTATTGCACATGACAAAGAG GTGTATGACATAGCATTTAGCCGTGCAGGTGGTGGGAGAGATATGTTCGCTTCAGTTGGTGCAGATGGCTCGGTGAGGATGTTTGATCTCCGTCATCTGGAACACAGCACCATAATTTATGAGGACCCACAGCACCATCCATTGCTGCGTCTCTGCTGGAATAAGCAGGATCCCAACTATCTTGCTACAATGGCCATGGATGGCATGGAG gttgtGATTCTAGATGTCAGAGTTCCCTGCACTCCTGTTGCCAGGTTGAACAACCACAGGGCATGTGTAAATGGAATTGCTTGGGCACCTCATTCTTCCTGCCACATTTGTACAGCAG CGGATGACCATCAGGCTCTCATCTGGGATATCCAGCAAATGCCTCGTGCCATTGAGGACCCTATCTTGGCCTATACAGCAGAGGGAGAAATCAACAATGTACAGTGGGCATCAACTCAGCCAGACTGGATAGCTATCTGCTACAACAACTGCCTGGAGATTTTGAGAGTGTAA